In the Diadema setosum chromosome 11, eeDiaSeto1, whole genome shotgun sequence genome, AGACTAACATGTGTATGGTTATTGCTGTATCATAGTCTCAGATGACAACCGTGGAATGTGAAATCTCAGTAAATGAAAGCATCCAGTTTTTATAATGTCTACACAAATGATGGAGGGCAAGTGTAAAATGCCTTTCAAATTCCATGCCACCCCTTCCCCAATCTCACAGCAGCTTTACGATAAAAACGTGTCTATACTTCTATCAGTATAGTACAACATCGTACACCATCAACACAAGATCAGGCATAAAATCCAGGGACataatgtacaactgtacattgtTGAGCATTTGTACACATCAAATACTGTATATGTTGATATAGatctacatgtgtacatgtgacTCTATGGGGAATTGCATTGCTCTGCAAATAAGGGATAGAAAGCCAGCTTGAATTAGAGTTCAGCAAACTATACAGtcaaggccaagtaaaaaaatcATTAGTTTCTTGTCATCGTTTTTTGCCGCcccatcaaaaaaacaaagactaCCCGAATAGCGTTGTGTTGTGGATCGACCATTTTTACATAATGTAAATCCGATAACTGTATCCTGGAAAggcaaacaaaattaataataataataataatgttttacAAAAAACGTGCCCTCATCCTCTtaatttcaaaaaagttatgATGACAAactaattttttcttttcttttttttttttcacttggcattagagaggtctgtctgctttttCCTTTCTAAATTCTGGCAATTATGAGCACATTGAATTACATCCCCTCATTTGATACTAAACTAAAAAGGATCCCTAAAGagagaaatgtttttttgtgGGATGCCAAGGCAGTCATGGACCAATTATACTTCAGAAAGTTGTCCTGCAGTTTCTTTCTACCACAACAGCCATATGAAGTCATACAGTTGACCTACAATGCGTGTATGCTAGTGGATTAAGAGGCCCATTCTCATTGGGAAATCACATAATAGCCACAGTCACACTATGCGAAactatgtacagctgtatgatgCGTAGTTTGTTTCTcaataactcccagaagtttgAGCACGCGGTTACACTACAGACAAAACTATGCGTAGTTCCAGTGCTAGGaaaaaatgcaaacacacaaCAGCATTACCAAAGAATGCACAATGTGCGTAAACACCATGAATGGATCATCTATTATGGCATCGCACACTTTGAAGAAGTTTCAGCCACGCATGGTAACACTGCACCAAACTACATTTGTATTTAAGTGCCATTTCGTGAGAAGTGAGAAACTTCCCAAGTGCATGCACGAAGTTCACAGGAATTTTTGCTGGTAACTTCGAGAAGTTTGCGATCATACTGCCCAAACTAAGCAAAGCAAAATGCCGGGTAGTGAAACTACCTGTAATTTCACGTACGTGACGTACACACTGTGTAGTGTGTTTAAAACtaaaaacatttgcaaaatggaactgacagcctttttcgccacatgaaactttcacaaattgtcactggcatttaACGCATTGTGTACACAATGTAGATCAAatcttttgtgtgcatttaattttctttctcaaaTTATGGCTCCTCACAGAATTCGCGAAAGTTTCACGCCAgcaaatatttctgcatttgtgGTTTGACTTAATTAGGCCTACAATAAATTTATGTAGACACCTAGAAACTATTTCATATTTACCATGTTTTCTATCTCTATTCTCCTctgatctctctgtctctggaCTGCTGAATGACTCATTGGTGTCTTGGGAACTCTGCTGGCCCGTGAATGACTTGCACTCCCCGTACGAGCCTTGGTCGTTGACTGGCCTGGACTCCCCACAATCTTCTGCAGCAGCCGCTGGTTCTCTCTGTCGATGCGTTTGACCTCGTCGTTACTGAACGACATGTTCATGCGCTGGTGAGGCATTGGGGCAGACTGAGGTCTGTTTTTTCGTTTTCCAGACAGCGGTCTCTTCAGATTTTTGTGCAGCATGGAGAGTTCTGATGTGTTTGGCGTCTCGTCCATTTCTAAAACTGCTCGCAGCAACATACTCAACTCGTTAGCCTCCGATTCTCGAAGGCGTGGGTCATCTTGGTACTTGGAATAACCTGGAGTTTTGACGTTAGGAGGAGGTCGTTCCTTAAATTTGGCAGATTTCGGTCTTGACCTTTGATGTGATTTCTCCCTTCGATTATCTGCTGCTCTGTCCTCAAACCTAACACTTCTCATTTTTTCTGTCTCCCTTTCCATTTCCTGCTCATCATATTCGAGCTTGGGGATGGGTGAACTTCTTGGGCTCTGCAGCGGTGAAACATCAGTGACACTGTCGTGGTCTCTTGTGCTCGATTCTGACTCCGAAGTAAAACTTGGACTGTCACTGTGCTCACTGGCACTTGTATACGAACTAGAGCTAGAGCtacttgaccttgacctttgctGCCTCTTGCTATTTTTTGCTGTTTTCGGCCGAGAGTTAGACTTCCTCATTGCACTTGTCTTTGACTTTGATTTTGATGAAGAGTACGATTTGTGGAAGTTGTGGTGTGCACTGCCAGAATTCGATTTATCTGGTCGCTCCTTTAATGACTCGATGTCATCTTTAAAACGAAAGGTATCATCATCTTTGTGTCCTCCGTTATCACTCTCCTCGAATTCCTCAGAGTAATAGTCCGCTTCATTACCGTCGTCTTTAGCTGGAGCAGCCGTTGGAATCCGCACGCTAACACTACTGCGACTGCTCGCAACACTTCGCACCGACTCCCTATCATAATCGCCGTCGTTGCCCCGTGCACTGTCGCTTCGCTTACCGCTTGTGGGACGAGCACTCTTGCGATCCGGGGATATTATTCTTGCCCCAGTGTCTGAACCATTCTCATCGTCGAAAAAGTCAAAGTCTATCGGCTCTGGTGTACCCTCGTAATCCATCTTGCCAACTTGTTTCCCTCAAAGAGCTTGTATTTCTAGAAAAATTACGTTCATAACACACAATATCGATGAGCTTGACACTTGCTAGTGACTGGCTTCATCTTGAATGTGTTGTAGCAACTGTGACGTCACAAGATAAAAATCTGTCCGATCGACAAGTTATTGAACACGAGATGGCGCTATTAAACTTACCTGAGAGATTTCCTTCATCATGCTTTGTGTCAGGTTATATTATGATTCCAATGAATTTATTACACTATTTACTTGTGACAAGATGGTCACGATAAGAATGACTTAGATTATAGTTCTAAGAATTCTGTGTGCATAGGCCATAGTGTGTACATGAGCGTAAATTGTCTAAAGGGAATAAGTAAAGAGTTAATTCGCAAAAAACTGATGATGcatagatgccaagttcaaaaaatttagctcttaatggtgcaaACTGGTgcactattttttacttattttgaatacaaaagggaaatatgccttcaattgcaactctcactttaatcctttaagCTATGCTCccaatgcgtgagaaaaatgggtgtcgATGCGCGAGATcatgagacagaccctaaatgccgGAGTTTCACTcacaatgcgtgagacttggtagctctggatGATGTCCATTTTGTTTAATACAGTTGTACTGTTAAACCAACAGAACAGGAATGATGTAGAAATCATATATGAATTTTGGTTACCTATGTATAACGTTGGTTTAATATTCAGAAATCTACTCGGAGGAAAATATGAATTGCATGTATTGGGTTTTGCAACAAAACATTGATTTCAGACTGAAATATTCAGTTATACATCCAGCATGCATCTTGTTTAATACACACTGATTTTATCTTTAGATTAGTCTCATGATTGTGATATATCAATAATCATTGATTCTTATGAAAAAAATGgaattatcagtttttgcaaacaaactcttcaagtgatATCTTGTTCATTTGtatcattacattttattttatatatcaaaattatgGTCActgttttatgatattctatGCTCTTTTTGCTATATTTATGCTGTGATTTGAGCTTGAGTTTGAGTAAATTAATTCACCCATTCATTTCCATCATGATCGTCATGATCTGAAATAAAGCAAATCTGataggcttgtgccgaaagggtgggttgggtggtggcgcgtcgcgttaatgggaacaccacccttcgtccaaagcccccccggttttgccgaaagggtgcgttgggagtgttgggtcgcgtcgcgttgactggaaccccacccttcgtccaaagccccctcggttttgccgaaagggtgcgttggtactttttctcaggtaatattaaaagacgagttttgaatttatatctaaccttcaaacaaccatttcaaagaggctatcgtccggatcggtttacactctatcaccacttggtctacaaacagttggtctaatagactgtttgatatcagttggtctaataaccagttggtctagtcatcatttcgtccaattactgtttggtctaattgttatttggttaaattactatttggtctacagtcaattcgtctaataatagccatttggtctatttttggtctattatgagttggtctaattccatttcgtctaatcatcaaatggtctaatataaaaccaaatttgtccaatataaatgtgatgtacacatcaataaaaaggcccccccccaaaaaaaaaaaaaaaaaaagaaaaagaaaaagaaaaagaatagcccagttggtcataaagacgaaacgatgattggaccaaatggtacctgattagaccaggaggctggctattagatcAAATGacaagatcaatggttattagactaaatgggtgtagactaaatgatgatagacagaggctagaccaactgggcaatggaccaaaattaatgatgtgtacaccaaatttatattggacaaatttggttttattttagaccatttgatgattagactgaatggaattagaccaactcataatagaccaaatcggtatttgatgatataaattggtgttagaccaaaaatagaccaaatggatattattagacgaattgactgtagaccacaaatagtaattaaaccaaataacaattagaccaaacagtaattggacgaaatgatgactagaccaactggttattagaccaactggctgtagaccaagtggtaatagagttaAAAACCGATCCGGatgatagcctctttgaaatggttgtttgaaggttaaatataaattcaaaactcgtcttttaatattacatgagaaaaagtaccaacgcaccctttcggcaaaaccggggggggggggggggggggctttggacgaagggtggggttcctgtcaacgcgacgcgacccaacgctcccagcgcaccctttcggcaaaaccgggggggggctttggacgaagggtggtgttcccattaacgcgacgtgccaccacccaacccaccctttcggcacaagccaatCTGATATCATCATTCATATTGAGCTGTCTCTGATAAATAATCCAAAATCCAGTAGTAATGTAAGTGTCAATGATTATCAAGCAACAATAGTTGCTCACCGAACTGATTTCAATTTCTGTGACCCCTAACACTATGTATAGAGCTTGAGTGTATGgatatgtgtattttatgtGGAGTGAGGTCTGTGAACAAgtgtatgtttatttgtgtaGCTAATATCATGCCCATTTGGCCCTACTTTGTCATTCAACCTCCAGAATTTTCCAAAATGCATGCCCCTAAAAAGTGTAAAATATCACTATGCTTCCTTCCTTGACTTGGTTGACATAACAAGGTACCTCTATAGTGCTCTGAAACTTAACAGTCTGTGGAACCTTGTTATAAAGagattgataaaacaaaacccTCTTATAATAAGAGGTGATTTTGCAGGTCCAAACTCCTTTatattcctttgttttgtacCCAGATATAGTAGAAAAATCGACATAACATGGTAATTTTCATACTTGTGGTTTATAGGTCCTTGTAATTGAGAGTAATtgaagtgtttgttcgcaaaaactgataagtccatatttgccaaatggagatatttgcgattaaaggtcaagaaaaataaagaaaataagaaattttttgcttcttttgaccataacttcaaaaatgtacctttatatgtagtgaataatatattatttaaaaggtattattttgtactttatgacggAGACTGTATactacttcaaaatcttcaaaaatggacttatcggtttttgcgaacaaactcgtCAATTAGAGCTCATTGCCAAGGCAATACTTTTTATCACTCTCAACAAAAGGACCTTTACATCACCACACCTGAAGACAAACATAagctgaatttgaataattggaGTTGATCGATCTGCAAAGGTTTCCCCTTTCTTGCTAAACAAGCTGTTgccacaacaacaaacaactcTCAAACTAAGTGTCTCtctacttgaaaaaaaaaaatcttgttagAGTTGCTTTGACATTAGAGAAgtttgaaggtttttttttgttttaaattctgatttttttttttttttgtgccaaaagATATCTCTCCCATAAGTCACTCTCACAAAGatactaaattaccatttttgaaaaaaacaacaacacaattcTTGTACATCTACACGATAACATCCAAGCCAATATTTCGTTTTTATCTGTATTGCTCAAGCACCAGAAAAGTTGTATGCTTCACGAGATTTACCCAAATCTTTTGTTTTCCCCCTTGACATGCTACTGGGTACCCTTTTTATAATGAATTGTTTTGGAACTACTGGATCAGAAATTCCTCAGTTTACATATTGGATGTGTTGTCATATGTGGTATAAAAGCAAAAGAACACAACAGAATTGGGACCTGTAAAATTACCTTGTTGTATCAGATATCTCACCATATCTGACTGCTATATATTGAAGTTCTACTGTATTACCATGGTGATACACTTTTTGCAACTCTTGGTGATACACTTTTTGCAACTCTCAAAAAGTGTCTAGCACACAGACGCCTGAAAACCAATATACCAGTCTGTGCCAAAGTCCTTTGGAATCACTTTAAATCTGAGATAGCCATTTGTTATGcatggtttttgttttactttgttttgtttgtttgtttttgaagagtttgttcgcaaaaaccgataagtccatttttgaagattttgaagttcaatatgtgtcataaagtacaaaataatattttttaaatgatatattgtcactacatataaaggtatatttttgaagttatggtcaaaagaagcaaaaattttcttattattctttttgtttttcttgacctttaatcgcaaatatctccatttggcaaatatggacttatcggtttttgcaaacaaactcttctttTATTTGCTTGTATGCTATTACAATGTACCATGGTGATACATTTTTGCCACCTGAAAACTGCCTTGCACCTCTACACATTAAAGGTAccgtttaccattgggagcagtgatttaaaaaatgttcaagttatcacttttgatgcatatgtgtaggtcagttgtatcacaaaacatcctaccatatgaaaatcctacaataaaacctaaaacatggagatatcactatttttctcactaaaccataactgcagacagTTTAGTCAAGGAACAatcttatcataactattgttcacattttgtataattatct is a window encoding:
- the LOC140234763 gene encoding uncharacterized protein — translated: MDYEGTPEPIDFDFFDDENGSDTGARIISPDRKSARPTSGKRSDSARGNDGDYDRESVRSVASSRSSVSVRIPTAAPAKDDGNEADYYSEEFEESDNGGHKDDDTFRFKDDIESLKERPDKSNSGSAHHNFHKSYSSSKSKSKTSAMRKSNSRPKTAKNSKRQQRSRSSSSSSSSYTSASEHSDSPSFTSESESSTRDHDSVTDVSPLQSPRSSPIPKLEYDEQEMERETEKMRSVRFEDRAADNRREKSHQRSRPKSAKFKERPPPNVKTPGYSKYQDDPRLRESEANELSMLLRAVLEMDETPNTSELSMLHKNLKRPLSGKRKNRPQSAPMPHQRMNMSFSNDEVKRIDRENQRLLQKIVGSPGQSTTKARTGSASHSRASRVPKTPMSHSAVQRQRDQRRIEIENMQILRRIEAARANPQVKKDSLIRDYRQQMQYAAQVSKTPGGPPVRPASAKRTVKAYDSGQGMSKASSMSSLGTEFSGDSFTSSSTNRSRSRRAKYPGYEAPRPAWNDRWQQE